Proteins from one Paraburkholderia acidisoli genomic window:
- the ppk2 gene encoding polyphosphate kinase 2, whose translation MQEAEAETQRRQRLHEELIDAYDEELEMEVDDRLQEGGLDISDESRALRRVYFRELIRLQGELVKMQDWIQSTGHRLVVIFEGRDAAGKGGVIKRITQRLNPRMCRVAALPAPNNRERTQWYFQRYAQHLPAGGEMVLFDRSWYNRAGVERVMNFCTDEEYEEFFRSVPEFEKMLVRSGIQIVKYWFSITDDEQEVRFQSRIEDPLKQWKLSPMDLESRRRWEAYTHVKEVMLQRSHIPEAPWWVVQGVDKKRARLNCISHLLSQVPYHEVEHPQVTLPARVHHPDYIRQPVPQSMIVPEIY comes from the coding sequence ATGCAGGAAGCGGAGGCCGAAACGCAACGCCGCCAGCGCCTGCACGAAGAACTGATCGACGCCTACGACGAAGAGCTGGAAATGGAAGTCGATGACCGCTTGCAGGAAGGCGGTCTGGACATCAGCGACGAATCGCGCGCGCTGCGCCGCGTCTATTTCCGCGAGCTGATCCGTCTGCAGGGCGAACTCGTGAAGATGCAGGACTGGATCCAGAGCACGGGCCACCGCCTCGTGGTGATCTTCGAAGGCCGCGACGCGGCGGGCAAGGGCGGCGTCATCAAGCGCATCACGCAGCGCCTGAACCCGCGCATGTGCCGCGTGGCCGCGCTGCCCGCGCCGAACAACCGCGAGCGCACGCAATGGTATTTCCAGCGCTATGCGCAGCATCTCCCGGCGGGCGGCGAAATGGTGCTGTTCGACCGTAGCTGGTACAACCGCGCCGGTGTCGAGCGCGTGATGAACTTCTGCACGGACGAAGAGTACGAAGAGTTCTTCCGCTCGGTGCCCGAGTTCGAAAAGATGCTCGTGCGCAGCGGCATCCAGATCGTCAAATACTGGTTCTCGATTACCGACGACGAGCAGGAAGTGCGTTTCCAGAGCCGTATCGAAGATCCGCTCAAGCAATGGAAACTTTCGCCGATGGACCTCGAAAGCCGCCGCCGCTGGGAAGCGTACACGCACGTGAAGGAAGTGATGCTGCAACGCTCGCACATTCCGGAAGCGCCGTGGTGGGTGGTGCAAGGCGTGGACAAGAAGCGCGCGCGCCTGAACTGCATCAGCCATTTGCTGAGCCAGGTGCCGTATCACGAGGTCGAGCATCCGCAGGTCACGCTGCCCGCGCGCGTGCATCATCCGGATTACATCCGTCAGCCGGTGCCGCAGAGCATGATCGTGCCGGAAATTTATTGA
- a CDS encoding VOC family protein produces MNERAAPILSLSAVTLTVSDIARSMAFYDALGFVRKPGPEVPGFASFVLGGQGGEGVAAACYLNLLETPHGAVGGWGRAIFHVADVDAFYARVTEAGATPEFAPRDAPWGERYFHVVDPDGHELSFAKPLA; encoded by the coding sequence ATGAACGAGCGTGCCGCGCCCATCCTCTCGTTGAGCGCCGTGACGCTGACGGTGAGTGACATCGCACGCTCGATGGCGTTTTACGACGCGCTGGGTTTCGTGCGCAAGCCGGGGCCCGAGGTGCCGGGTTTCGCGTCGTTCGTGCTGGGCGGCCAAGGTGGCGAAGGCGTGGCGGCGGCCTGCTATCTGAACCTGCTGGAAACGCCGCATGGCGCGGTGGGCGGTTGGGGGCGCGCGATCTTCCATGTCGCGGACGTCGACGCGTTCTACGCGCGCGTGACCGAGGCGGGCGCGACGCCCGAATTCGCGCCGCGCGACGCGCCGTGGGGCGAGCGCTATTTCCATGTCGTCGACCCGGACGGCCACGAATTGAGCTTCGCGAAGCCGCTCGCGTGA
- a CDS encoding Crp/Fnr family transcriptional regulator, whose protein sequence is MPPTIMRPDGAPPEVDATVSAAAAGETRHEPVREGERIDAANAPRLRALFERCAWFRALTDEHRDWVLAASHAHGYGAGAIVAAREAPSDWWLGVSTGLVKLAIFNASGRGCTFSGVPHGGWFGEGSVIKREQRRYDVIALQPSLVMAVPAGTFHRLMDHSLPFNRFVIHQLNNRMGEFIALIQNSRLLDVDARVAQALAQMFNPDLYPETGRALDISQEEIGMLAGASRQRVNQALQMLERNGLVALSYNRVDVYDLEGLRAFGREQI, encoded by the coding sequence ATGCCGCCGACGATTATGCGCCCCGACGGCGCGCCGCCCGAAGTCGATGCCACCGTTTCCGCCGCGGCCGCTGGCGAGACGCGGCACGAACCGGTGCGCGAGGGCGAACGCATCGACGCCGCGAACGCGCCGCGTTTGCGCGCGTTGTTCGAGCGTTGCGCGTGGTTTCGCGCGCTGACCGACGAGCATCGCGACTGGGTACTGGCCGCCTCGCATGCGCATGGTTACGGCGCGGGCGCGATCGTGGCGGCGCGCGAGGCGCCTTCGGACTGGTGGCTTGGCGTGAGCACGGGGCTCGTGAAGCTCGCGATCTTCAATGCCTCGGGACGCGGCTGCACGTTTTCAGGTGTGCCGCACGGCGGCTGGTTCGGCGAGGGCAGCGTGATCAAGCGCGAGCAGCGCAGATACGACGTGATCGCGCTCCAGCCTTCGCTCGTGATGGCCGTGCCCGCCGGCACGTTTCACCGGCTCATGGACCACAGCCTGCCGTTCAACCGCTTCGTGATTCATCAGCTCAACAATCGCATGGGCGAGTTCATCGCGCTGATCCAGAACAGCCGTTTGCTCGATGTCGATGCGCGCGTGGCGCAGGCGCTCGCGCAGATGTTCAACCCCGATCTCTACCCCGAAACCGGCCGCGCGCTCGACATCTCGCAGGAGGAAATCGGCATGCTGGCGGGCGCCTCGCGGCAGCGCGTCAACCAGGCGTTGCAGATGCTGGAGCGTAACGGTCTGGTCGCGCTCTCGTACAACCGCGTGGATGTGTACGACCTCGAAGGCTTGCGTGCGTTCGGGCGCGAGCAGATCTGA
- a CDS encoding inorganic phosphate transporter: protein MPDLSLQPGAAQPRGKNVSLIAFLLVIVAGAVYVAMHLADDLSPVRQSSAMPWVLLGIALLIALGFEFVNGFHDTANAVATVIYTHSLTPNLAVIWSGAWNFLGVLTSTGAVAFGILQLLPVELILQVGSSAGFAMVFALLIAAIIWNLGTWYLGLPSSSSHTLIGSIIGVGLMNQMMHGASGTSGVDWSQAVGVGKSLLFSPIVGFLLAGLLLLVLKAVVRIPALYAEPKGNEPPPFWIRALLILTCTGVSFAHGSNDGQKGMGLIMLILIGTVPTAYALNRAVTAEQTQTFIAVAHEATHSLSNYTNGVPAPADPRGEVERFVGSRSIAPATVPALAALSNTVAQQVSGYGALSAVPQSVVDNVRNNMYLISEAIRVIDKQKAVAFSPADSKAIDNFRGQIDHATKFIPTWVKVAVAIALGLGTMVGWKRIVVTVGERIGKTHLTYGQGASAELVAMVTIGAADVYGLPVSTTHVLSSGVAGTMAASGSGLQWGTVRSLVLAWVLTLPASILLAAGLYWVFRHVF from the coding sequence ATGCCGGATTTATCCCTTCAACCGGGCGCTGCCCAGCCGCGCGGCAAGAACGTCAGTCTGATCGCGTTCCTGCTCGTCATCGTGGCCGGCGCCGTGTACGTGGCGATGCATCTCGCCGACGACCTTTCGCCCGTGCGCCAAAGCTCCGCCATGCCGTGGGTGTTGCTCGGCATCGCGCTGCTCATCGCCCTCGGCTTCGAATTCGTGAATGGCTTCCACGACACCGCCAACGCGGTCGCGACCGTCATCTACACGCATTCGCTCACGCCCAACCTCGCCGTGATCTGGTCGGGCGCATGGAATTTCCTCGGCGTGCTCACGTCGACGGGCGCCGTCGCGTTCGGCATCCTTCAGTTGCTGCCGGTCGAACTGATCCTGCAGGTGGGCAGCAGCGCGGGCTTCGCGATGGTGTTCGCGCTGCTCATCGCCGCGATCATCTGGAACCTCGGCACGTGGTATCTCGGCCTGCCCTCGTCCAGCTCGCACACGCTGATCGGCTCGATCATCGGCGTCGGCCTCATGAACCAGATGATGCACGGCGCGAGCGGCACGAGCGGCGTGGACTGGAGCCAGGCCGTGGGCGTGGGCAAGTCGCTGCTGTTCTCGCCGATCGTGGGCTTCCTGCTCGCCGGCCTGCTGCTGCTCGTGCTGAAGGCGGTCGTGCGCATTCCCGCGCTCTACGCCGAACCCAAGGGCAACGAGCCGCCGCCGTTCTGGATCCGCGCGCTGCTGATCCTGACTTGCACGGGCGTGTCGTTCGCGCACGGCTCGAACGACGGCCAGAAGGGCATGGGCCTCATCATGCTGATCCTGATCGGCACGGTGCCCACGGCGTACGCGCTGAACCGCGCGGTGACGGCCGAACAGACGCAGACCTTCATCGCCGTCGCGCACGAAGCCACGCATTCGTTGAGCAACTATACGAACGGCGTGCCGGCGCCCGCGGACCCGCGCGGCGAAGTCGAACGCTTCGTCGGCTCGCGCTCGATCGCGCCCGCGACGGTGCCCGCGCTCGCCGCGCTGTCGAACACGGTGGCGCAGCAGGTCAGCGGCTACGGCGCGCTCTCGGCGGTGCCGCAATCGGTCGTCGATAACGTGCGCAACAACATGTACCTGATCTCGGAAGCGATCCGCGTGATCGACAAGCAGAAGGCCGTGGCCTTCTCGCCCGCCGATTCGAAGGCCATCGACAACTTCCGCGGCCAGATCGATCACGCGACCAAGTTCATCCCGACGTGGGTGAAAGTGGCCGTGGCGATCGCGCTGGGCCTCGGCACGATGGTCGGCTGGAAGCGCATCGTGGTGACGGTGGGCGAACGCATCGGCAAGACGCACCTCACGTACGGGCAAGGCGCGAGCGCCGAACTCGTGGCGATGGTGACGATCGGTGCCGCCGACGTGTACGGCCTGCCCGTTTCGACGACGCACGTGCTCTCGTCGGGCGTGGCCGGCACGATGGCCGCGAGCGGCTCGGGCCTGCAATGGGGCACGGTGCGCAGCCTCGTGCTCGCGTGGGTGCTCACGCTGCCCGCTTCGATCCTGCTGGCCGCCGGTTTGTACTGGGTGTTCCGCCACGTGTTCTGA
- a CDS encoding acyl-CoA synthetase, which yields MPHPFEQGLAPREANYVPLTPVDFIARAAEVYGDRLAMVHGAVRRNWRDTYARTRRLASALERAGIGRGDTVAVLLPNIPAMVEAHFGVPMLGAVLNTLNTRLDVATMLFMLRHGEAKALIVDTEFGALAQRAALEFPELKIISVADIAAADPAQFPRATDYEAFLEQGDPGYAWAPPPDEWDAIALNYTSGTTGDPKGVVYHHRGAYLNAVSNILEWDMPKHAAYLWTLPLFHCNGWCFAWTVAARAGVNVCLRKFDAKLVFDLIREERVTHYCGAPIVQGALADAPAAYREGIAHTVHTMVAGAPPAPAVIAKMKAIGIELTHVYGLTEVYGPAAVCAMQERWKTLPDEEQARLAARQGVRYHLQSGVSVRDPQTMENVPADGETLGEIMFRGNICMKGYLKNERATEDAFRGGWFHTGDVGVMTPEGYVRITDRSKDIIISGGENISSIEVEDTLYRHPAVALAAVVAMPDAKWGEVPCAFVELRPGASATAEEIVAHCRQFLAHYKVPRAVKFGELPRTATGKIQKYELRAQVKSQSAIDQEAGSGPISGR from the coding sequence ATGCCGCATCCGTTCGAACAAGGTCTCGCGCCGCGCGAAGCCAATTATGTGCCGCTCACGCCCGTCGATTTCATCGCGCGCGCCGCCGAAGTCTACGGCGACCGCCTCGCGATGGTGCATGGCGCGGTGCGCCGCAACTGGCGCGACACCTACGCGCGCACGCGCCGTCTCGCGAGCGCGCTGGAACGCGCGGGCATCGGGCGCGGCGACACGGTCGCGGTGCTGCTGCCCAATATTCCGGCGATGGTCGAAGCCCACTTCGGCGTGCCGATGCTGGGCGCGGTGCTCAACACGCTCAACACGCGGCTCGACGTGGCCACGATGCTGTTCATGCTGCGGCACGGCGAGGCGAAGGCGCTCATCGTCGATACCGAATTCGGCGCGCTGGCGCAGCGCGCGGCGCTCGAATTTCCCGAGTTGAAGATCATCAGCGTGGCCGATATCGCGGCCGCCGATCCGGCTCAGTTTCCGCGCGCGACCGATTACGAGGCGTTTCTCGAGCAAGGCGATCCCGGCTACGCGTGGGCGCCGCCGCCCGACGAGTGGGACGCCATCGCGCTCAATTACACCTCGGGCACCACCGGCGACCCAAAGGGCGTGGTCTATCACCATCGCGGCGCGTATCTGAACGCGGTGAGCAACATCCTCGAATGGGACATGCCGAAGCACGCCGCGTATCTCTGGACGCTGCCGCTCTTTCACTGCAACGGCTGGTGCTTCGCGTGGACCGTCGCGGCGCGCGCGGGCGTGAACGTGTGCCTGCGCAAGTTCGACGCGAAACTCGTGTTCGATCTCATCCGCGAGGAGCGCGTCACGCACTACTGCGGCGCGCCGATCGTGCAAGGCGCGCTCGCCGACGCGCCCGCCGCGTATCGCGAAGGCATTGCGCACACGGTCCACACGATGGTCGCGGGCGCCCCGCCCGCGCCGGCCGTCATCGCGAAGATGAAGGCCATCGGCATCGAACTCACGCACGTGTACGGCTTGACCGAGGTGTACGGGCCCGCCGCCGTGTGCGCCATGCAGGAACGCTGGAAGACGCTGCCCGACGAGGAACAGGCGCGCCTCGCCGCGCGTCAGGGCGTGCGCTATCACCTGCAAAGCGGCGTGAGCGTGCGCGATCCGCAAACCATGGAAAACGTGCCCGCGGACGGCGAAACGCTCGGCGAAATCATGTTCCGCGGCAACATCTGCATGAAGGGGTATCTGAAGAACGAGCGCGCCACCGAAGATGCCTTTCGCGGCGGCTGGTTCCATACCGGCGACGTGGGCGTGATGACGCCCGAAGGCTACGTGCGCATCACCGACCGCAGCAAGGACATCATCATTTCCGGCGGCGAGAACATTTCGAGCATCGAGGTCGAGGACACGCTGTACCGGCACCCGGCGGTGGCGCTCGCGGCGGTCGTCGCCATGCCGGATGCGAAATGGGGCGAAGTGCCCTGCGCGTTCGTCGAGTTGCGGCCGGGCGCGAGCGCCACGGCCGAGGAGATCGTCGCGCACTGCCGCCAGTTTCTCGCGCACTACAAAGTGCCGCGCGCCGTGAAGTTCGGCGAATTGCCGCGCACGGCCACCGGAAAGATCCAGAAGTACGAGCTGCGCGCGCAGGTGAAGTCGCAGAGCGCGATCGACCAGGAAGCGGGCTCGGGACCGATTTCGGGACGATAA
- a CDS encoding peptidoglycan D,D-transpeptidase FtsI family protein translates to MNRTRKAPRDPHAAATRHPMLAPRLPAWRSRFVVFVLFAAFAALAGRAFWVQIGNHDFYVKQGQKRYQRTLELDAMRGRITDRNGALLAVSLATFEVWANPKLLDAAAHAPLARLLTMPAKELEKRLAGDRSFVLLKRQVDAETAGHIEEMTTGGITLIADSKRYYPEGESAAHVVGFTDVEDAGQEGVELAANARLRGTPGQREVIRDRLGRVISETSAPVQPRNGDTVQLTIDRRVQQLAYTQLKAAVAKHRAEAGSVVVLDAHNGEILALANWPSFDPNDRARLTGKQLRNRAVIDTFEPGSTIKPVVVSLAMDLRRVNANSVIDTSPGTYRIGPATIHDTSNHGRMTVAEAIQKSSNIALAKLALNLPARTIWDKYQEYGLGQRPGVTFPGVAAGRVRPWARWRPIEQATMAYGYGLSASLLQMAQIYTAYAGDGTLHPATLMHDAATVPALAPHRVTTPATAAALRNMLEMATREGGTGRAANVEGYRVGGKTGTARKQVGAGYAKNRYRALFVGMAPMSAPRVIVAVMIDDPAGGSFYGGTVAGPVFAGVTAGALQLLGVPPDA, encoded by the coding sequence ATGAACCGCACACGCAAAGCGCCGCGCGACCCGCACGCGGCCGCGACCCGTCATCCGATGCTCGCGCCGCGCCTGCCCGCCTGGCGCTCGAGATTTGTCGTGTTCGTGCTGTTCGCGGCCTTCGCGGCGCTCGCCGGGCGCGCGTTCTGGGTGCAGATCGGCAATCACGACTTTTACGTGAAGCAGGGGCAAAAGCGCTACCAGCGCACGCTCGAACTCGACGCCATGCGCGGGCGCATCACCGACCGCAACGGCGCGCTGCTCGCCGTGAGCCTCGCCACCTTCGAGGTGTGGGCGAATCCCAAATTGCTCGACGCGGCCGCGCACGCGCCGCTCGCGCGCCTGCTGACCATGCCGGCGAAGGAGCTGGAGAAGCGGCTCGCGGGCGACCGTTCGTTCGTGCTGCTCAAGCGCCAGGTCGACGCGGAAACCGCCGGCCATATCGAAGAGATGACCACGGGCGGCATCACGCTCATCGCCGACTCCAAGCGCTATTACCCCGAGGGCGAATCGGCGGCCCACGTGGTGGGCTTCACGGATGTCGAAGACGCGGGCCAGGAAGGCGTCGAACTCGCCGCGAACGCGCGCCTGCGCGGCACGCCGGGCCAGCGCGAGGTGATCCGCGACCGGCTCGGCCGCGTGATCTCCGAAACCAGCGCGCCGGTGCAGCCGCGCAACGGCGACACCGTGCAGCTCACCATCGACCGGCGCGTGCAGCAGCTCGCCTACACGCAGCTCAAGGCGGCGGTGGCCAAACATCGCGCCGAAGCCGGCAGCGTGGTCGTGCTCGACGCGCACAACGGCGAAATTCTCGCGCTCGCGAACTGGCCGTCGTTCGACCCGAACGATCGCGCGCGGCTCACCGGCAAGCAGTTGCGCAACCGCGCGGTGATCGACACGTTCGAACCCGGCTCCACGATCAAACCCGTGGTGGTGTCGCTCGCCATGGACTTGCGGCGCGTGAACGCGAACAGCGTGATCGACACTTCGCCCGGCACCTACCGCATCGGCCCCGCCACCATCCACGACACCTCGAACCACGGCCGCATGACCGTGGCGGAAGCCATCCAGAAGTCGAGCAACATCGCGCTCGCCAAGCTCGCGCTGAACCTGCCCGCGCGCACCATCTGGGACAAGTATCAGGAATACGGGCTCGGCCAGCGGCCCGGCGTGACGTTTCCCGGCGTCGCGGCCGGGCGCGTGCGGCCGTGGGCGCGCTGGCGCCCGATCGAGCAGGCGACCATGGCATATGGCTACGGGCTCTCGGCTTCGCTGCTGCAAATGGCGCAGATTTACACGGCCTACGCCGGCGACGGCACGCTTCACCCCGCCACGTTGATGCACGACGCCGCCACCGTACCCGCGCTCGCGCCGCATCGCGTCACCACGCCCGCGACCGCCGCTGCGCTGCGCAACATGCTCGAAATGGCCACGCGCGAAGGCGGCACGGGTCGCGCGGCCAATGTCGAAGGCTATCGCGTGGGCGGCAAGACCGGCACGGCACGCAAGCAGGTCGGCGCGGGCTACGCGAAGAACCGCTACCGCGCGCTGTTCGTGGGCATGGCGCCCATGAGCGCGCCGCGCGTGATCGTGGCCGTGATGATCGACGATCCGGCGGGCGGCTCGTTCTACGGCGGCACGGTGGCCGGCCCGGTGTTCGCGGGCGTGACGGCGGGCGCGCTGCAATTGCTGGGCGTGCCGCCGGACGCTTGA
- a CDS encoding helix-turn-helix domain-containing protein encodes MLTRTENLPSVARRMAAGQMLMEGATVNSVADSLHLSAQTVRRYKTIVEDGGLAALQQMSVGGRPSVLDQAALGWIASALHGSAREHGFPSDAWTNSRVRELIGRQFGVHYSRVYTWQIVSNLGLGHRLSKSAR; translated from the coding sequence ATGCTTACCCGAACCGAGAATTTGCCGAGCGTGGCGAGAAGAATGGCCGCCGGCCAGATGTTGATGGAAGGCGCGACCGTCAATTCCGTCGCCGATTCCCTGCACCTTTCCGCCCAAACGGTGCGGCGCTACAAGACCATCGTCGAAGACGGCGGGCTCGCCGCGCTCCAGCAGATGAGCGTGGGCGGCCGGCCCTCGGTGCTCGACCAGGCCGCGCTGGGCTGGATTGCGAGCGCGTTGCACGGCTCCGCCCGCGAACACGGCTTTCCGAGCGACGCGTGGACCAACAGCCGCGTGCGCGAACTGATCGGCCGCCAGTTCGGCGTGCACTATTCGCGCGTGTATACCTGGCAGATCGTCTCGAACCTCGGGCTCGGACATCGGCTGTCGAAGTCGGCGCGATAG
- a CDS encoding FadR/GntR family transcriptional regulator — MKDRGTERDSARGRVDAVLRRMETALLDGTWRAGEKLPSERTLALDYAVARNTVREAIQRLAARGLVQSRRGAGVFVTDQLRTGFASPWGQLVADHPALRDDILEFRRVLEGATAYFAALRASDDELAAIRMRLQALERARAADDKAAEAAADAQLHETIAQASHNAMFLHLHTSVLGVLREHIASGGTGLRERHDEASGQLLLQHRTLCEAILARRPEEARTAMQTHIDFVRASAETPESGPTSAPERARKARRAALARRPRAKTVTV; from the coding sequence ATGAAGGACAGAGGCACGGAGAGGGACAGCGCGCGCGGCCGCGTGGACGCGGTGTTGCGGCGTATGGAGACGGCGTTGCTCGACGGTACGTGGCGGGCGGGCGAGAAGCTGCCTTCGGAGCGCACGCTCGCGCTCGACTACGCGGTGGCGCGCAACACGGTGCGCGAGGCGATCCAGCGGCTCGCCGCGCGCGGACTCGTGCAGAGCCGGCGCGGCGCGGGCGTGTTCGTGACCGACCAGTTGCGTACGGGCTTTGCCTCGCCGTGGGGCCAACTCGTGGCGGATCACCCGGCGTTGCGCGACGACATCCTCGAATTCCGGCGCGTGCTGGAAGGCGCGACCGCGTATTTCGCGGCATTGCGCGCCAGCGACGACGAACTCGCGGCCATCCGCATGCGGCTGCAGGCCCTTGAGCGCGCCCGTGCCGCCGACGACAAGGCGGCCGAGGCCGCAGCGGACGCGCAACTTCACGAGACGATCGCGCAAGCGTCGCACAACGCCATGTTTCTGCATTTGCACACGAGTGTGCTGGGCGTGCTGCGCGAGCACATCGCGAGCGGCGGCACGGGGTTGCGCGAGCGGCACGACGAGGCGTCGGGGCAACTGCTGCTTCAGCATCGCACGCTGTGCGAGGCCATACTCGCGCGGCGACCCGAAGAGGCGCGCACGGCCATGCAGACCCATATCGACTTTGTGCGCGCGAGCGCGGAGACGCCGGAAAGTGGTCCGACCAGTGCGCCCGAGCGGGCTCGCAAGGCCAGGCGGGCGGCACTGGCGCGTCGGCCGCGGGCAAAGACTGTTACAGTTTGA
- a CDS encoding IMPACT family protein encodes MPTFTLAHTVSAELDIRKSRFIAHAIPVADREAAMVELRRLRDEHPAATHVCWALLAGGQSGMSDDGEPSGTAGRPILEVLRHHDLDGVLAAVIRYYGGVKLGAGGLVRAYTDAIASALQGAPRIERIAQARLTVEVGYPDETHVRHWIEQEQLTLADSQYTMTVRLTIQLPATAVNAARETLRDLTQGRAGFPEYV; translated from the coding sequence GTGCCCACTTTCACGCTTGCCCACACCGTCAGCGCGGAACTCGATATCCGCAAGAGCCGCTTCATCGCGCACGCGATTCCCGTCGCGGACCGCGAGGCGGCCATGGTCGAGTTGCGCCGTCTGCGCGACGAACACCCGGCCGCCACGCACGTGTGCTGGGCGTTGCTGGCGGGCGGCCAGTCGGGTATGTCCGACGACGGCGAACCGTCCGGCACCGCCGGGCGGCCGATTCTCGAGGTGTTGCGCCATCACGACCTGGACGGTGTGCTCGCGGCCGTCATCCGCTACTACGGCGGGGTGAAGCTCGGCGCGGGCGGCCTCGTGCGCGCCTACACCGACGCCATCGCCAGCGCGCTGCAAGGCGCACCGCGCATCGAGCGCATCGCCCAGGCGCGGCTCACGGTCGAGGTGGGCTATCCCGACGAAACCCACGTGCGGCACTGGATCGAGCAGGAGCAACTCACGCTCGCCGACAGCCAGTACACCATGACCGTGCGCCTCACGATCCAGCTTCCCGCCACCGCTGTGAACGCCGCCCGCGAGACGCTGCGCGATCTCACGCAAGGCCGCGCGGGCTTCCCCGAGTATGTCTGA
- a CDS encoding LysE family translocator — protein MNFLPQLAAIAGVMLLACASPGPDMLAVTSHAFARRRSGLFAAAGIATSHGLWATLAVFGLGIVLTQLAWLYEGIRIAGAVYLLYLGVRILMSLRQEAGAAEPAAAAQQTGAAYSYRRGLLVGLTNPKAAAFFGSLFVTLLPAHAPLWAHAATVATVAGVSICWFTAMALLFSTARVQRGYRKLRRPIDAAMGVVLVGIGARLALDH, from the coding sequence ATGAACTTCCTGCCTCAACTCGCCGCCATTGCCGGCGTCATGCTGCTCGCGTGCGCGAGCCCCGGCCCCGACATGCTCGCCGTCACCTCGCACGCGTTCGCGCGCCGCCGCTCCGGTTTGTTCGCCGCCGCGGGCATTGCCACGTCGCACGGCTTGTGGGCCACGCTCGCGGTGTTCGGTCTCGGCATCGTGCTCACGCAGCTCGCCTGGCTTTACGAAGGCATCCGCATCGCGGGCGCCGTGTATCTGCTGTATCTCGGCGTGCGCATTCTCATGAGCCTGCGCCAGGAAGCGGGCGCCGCCGAACCCGCGGCCGCCGCGCAGCAAACCGGCGCGGCGTACTCGTACCGGCGCGGCCTGCTCGTCGGTTTGACGAACCCGAAGGCGGCGGCCTTCTTCGGCAGTCTGTTCGTCACGCTGCTGCCCGCGCACGCTCCGCTGTGGGCGCATGCGGCCACCGTCGCCACGGTCGCCGGTGTGTCGATCTGCTGGTTCACGGCCATGGCGCTGCTGTTCTCCACCGCGCGCGTGCAGCGCGGTTATCGCAAATTACGCCGTCCGATCGACGCGGCAATGGGCGTCGTGCTCGTGGGAATCGGTGCGCGGCTCGCGCTCGACCACTGA